A window of the Clostridia bacterium genome harbors these coding sequences:
- a CDS encoding response regulator, with translation MKVLIADDEKWVRMTITSVIPFQQLGLHLVGEASNGIEALDMCKKYEPDILITDIRMPGLTGLELIQELRQVYPYIKIIIISGHSDFEYTKAAIKFGVSDYVLKPVNQSEITQVLQKVIDTIRDESRHKEEHKMLKDQYRATIPLMYDNVLNQLIVPSLLTADAMQGTLLKCGIRFDLPFYTVAVFSPDDLTVIRNNSCTIRFRAIIRRVVRKYLRGVTFTKPSADNEIIAIINHPASYDSFILNKAFELCCALFNKAFESTLSIGVSGPAQITKLPELYAQACDTLALRFWEGYGKTIYHSQNSIIENTSFYISEENMDRVVFGIKFLNIEAAQQCVESAVTHFRSRQYFKPDTIKEFFWNFIQTIITKLNMQMSFIEYVSSFSNLHPYEKIRNTVFMADLEAYMVELLQNICNHYSVRNPETNLNPVENAKRIIDQNYNNDISLEQVAKYIHLNPTYFSELFKKDLGMSFVDYKTNVRIENAKRLLQSTDMNIYEISSKIGYSDPKYFSKLFKKITGMTPFEYKESDKNRAT, from the coding sequence ATGAAAGTTCTCATAGCAGATGACGAGAAATGGGTAAGGATGACTATAACAAGTGTGATACCCTTCCAACAGCTTGGGCTTCATCTTGTGGGAGAAGCTTCAAACGGTATCGAAGCACTGGACATGTGCAAAAAATATGAACCTGATATTCTCATAACAGATATCAGGATGCCCGGACTTACTGGGCTTGAATTAATTCAAGAACTCAGACAGGTTTATCCGTACATAAAAATAATAATAATAAGTGGACATAGTGACTTTGAATACACAAAAGCCGCCATTAAATTCGGAGTATCCGATTATGTACTGAAACCGGTGAATCAGTCAGAAATTACCCAGGTACTTCAAAAAGTGATAGACACCATAAGAGATGAGAGCAGGCATAAGGAAGAACATAAAATGCTGAAAGATCAGTATAGGGCTACTATTCCCCTAATGTATGATAATGTACTAAACCAGCTGATTGTTCCCAGCCTGCTGACAGCTGATGCCATGCAGGGAACGCTTCTCAAGTGTGGAATCAGGTTTGATCTTCCGTTTTATACAGTTGCAGTCTTTTCTCCCGATGATCTCACAGTTATAAGAAATAATAGTTGCACTATTAGATTCAGGGCAATAATAAGGCGCGTAGTAAGAAAATATCTTAGGGGTGTTACCTTCACAAAACCATCTGCAGATAACGAAATAATTGCCATAATCAACCATCCGGCAAGCTATGACAGTTTTATCTTAAATAAAGCCTTTGAACTTTGCTGCGCACTTTTCAATAAGGCCTTTGAAAGCACATTGTCCATAGGTGTAAGTGGTCCTGCTCAGATCACAAAATTGCCCGAGCTTTACGCCCAGGCATGTGATACCCTTGCATTAAGATTCTGGGAAGGGTATGGTAAAACAATATATCATAGCCAAAACAGCATTATAGAAAATACCAGTTTTTATATTTCAGAGGAGAATATGGACAGAGTAGTTTTCGGAATAAAATTTCTAAACATTGAAGCAGCTCAGCAGTGTGTGGAAAGTGCCGTAACCCACTTTAGATCCAGACAATATTTTAAGCCTGATACTATAAAGGAATTTTTCTGGAACTTTATTCAAACAATAATAACCAAGCTAAATATGCAAATGTCCTTTATAGAGTACGTTTCTTCTTTTTCAAACCTGCATCCGTATGAAAAAATCAGGAATACTGTGTTTATGGCTGATTTGGAAGCCTACATGGTAGAACTGCTGCAAAACATATGCAATCATTACAGTGTTAGGAATCCTGAAACCAATTTAAACCCTGTAGAAAATGCCAAAAGAATCATAGACCAGAATTATAATAATGACATAAGTCTTGAACAGGTAGCAAAGTATATCCATCTGAATCCGACATATTTCAGTGAACTGTTTAAAAAAGATTTGGGAATGAGTTTTGTAGACTACAAAACCAATGTAAGGATAGAAAATGCAAAAAGGCTCTTACAGTCTACCGATATGAACATATATGAAATAAGCAGTAAGATCGGTTACTCCGATCCGAAATATTTCAGTAAACTGTTTAAGAAAATAACCGGAATGACCCCTTTCGAGTATAAGGAAAGTGATAAAAACAGGGCGACATAG